The Elusimicrobiota bacterium genome segment AGCCGGGCGAGCCCCATCGTCCCGAGCGTCCCGATGATGATGAGCCAGCTCCAGCCGAGCGGCAGGATCTTCTTCTCGGAGAGGATGAGCAGGGTCAGGTTGATGCCCGACATGGTCAGCATCGCGACGATGTTGGCCCGGTTCGAGCGCTTGCGCGTGAGCAGGCCGAAGAGGAACACCCCGAGCAGCGAGCCGTAGGTCACCCCCCCGATCTTGAAGGCCAGCCAGAGCATCTTGTCGTAGGAGCTGAAGGCGTAGGCGATGAGGGCGAGGAGCAGCCCGAAGACGCCCACGCAGACCCGCGAGACGAAGAGGTAGTGGCGGTCGTCGGCGTCCCTGCGGAGCAGCGGCCGGTAGATGTCGGTGACGAAGGACGTGCTCAGGCTGGCCAGCGGGGAGTCGATGGAGGCCATGACGACCGCCGCGAGGAGGCCGCCCCGCAGGAACGCGGGCATCGCCTGCACCGCGAAGTGCGGGTAGACCTTGTCGAGCTCCTTGGGCAGGGCCTGCTCGGGGTGGACCTGGTAGAACGCGTAGAGCGCCGTGCCCACGGCGAGGTAGAGCGAGAGCACGCCGAAGGAGGCGAGGATGGTGTAGATCATCGTGCGCTGGCTGTCGCGCCGGGTCTCGACGGCGAGCAGGCGCTGCGTCATCTCCTGGTCGGTGCCGAAGGCCGCCATGGAGCCGAAGAAGCCGTTGAGGATCGCGATCCAGAGGATGTTGGGGTCCGAGAAGAACTTCACGAGGAAGCCCGCCTCGCTCGGAGAGGGCCCCCAGTGGAAGAAGTTCAGGCGCCCGCCGGCCTCCGCGACGGAGAGGACCGTCGGCAGGCCGCCCTGCACGGAGTGGCAGATGAAGACCAGCGTGGCGACCCCCGAGACGACGAAGACGAGCGCCTGGAAGACCCCGGTCCAGACCACCGAGAGCATGCCGCCGAAGCCGATGTAGGCGATGCCGACGAGGGTGAAGCAGGCGAGCGAAGGGACGAGGTGCCAGCCGAGGAGGACGGAGACCGCCATCGACGCGGCCATCAACCGCACCCCCGAGCCGAAGAGGCGTGAGACGAAGAAGAACGCGGAGGCGGCGTACTGGGTGCCCGCGCCGAAGCGGTGGCGCAGGTATTCGTAGATCGTCGTGCACTCGTAGCGGTAGAAGGCCGGGATGAAGAGGAAGGCGATCGTCAGCCGCGCCGCGGTCGAGCCGAAGAAGAACTGCGCGTAGTTCCAGTTCTCGCGGAAGGAGGTCGCGGGGATGCCGATGATCGTCATCGCGCTGATCTCGGTGGCCACGAAGGAGAGCATCGCCGCCCACCAGGGGATGCGCCGCCCGCCGAGGAAGAAGTCGGAGGTGGTGCGGCTGCCGCGGCCGGTGCGCCAGCCGATGAAGCACATCACCCCGACGCAGAGCGCGACGAGCGCGTAGTCGGGCCAGGTCAGGACGGTCCCCGTCGGCAGATAACTCTCGTTCATGGTCGTCTCCCGAGACGGTTCAAGCGGACCGGCATCCTCCCGGGGGCGGGAGCGCGGCCGGCGAGGACGCGCGCGGCGGCGCGCTGCGCGGCCTCGATGCCGGTGAAGGCGCAGAGGCCGACGCTCCAGCGCGGGAGCTCGTCGAAGACGAAGGGGCTGCCGAAGCTCAGCAGGACCGCGCCCCGCTCCCGCGCGAGCGCACCGCGCAGGCGCGCGAGCGCGCGTCCCTCGAGGCGGATGCGCCCGCTGTAGGCGCGCGGCCGCAGGAAGACCGCCGCGGCGAGCGGCTCGGGGCCGGGGCCGCGGAAGGGACGCGCGCGTACGCCGAGGCGGCGGAGCTCGTCGAGGAAGAAGCGGCCCCGGGCGGGACCCTCCTCGGCCTCGAGGTAGCGCAGCGCGCGCGGGGCCGGGGCCCTCGGGCCGAGACGGACCATCGCGGCGCGGGCGATGCGCTCGGCGGCGCGGCGGTGCGCCGGGCAGCCGACGACGCGGCGCCAGTCGGCGGGCCGGCGCGCCGGGACGCGGGCGGCGAAGGACTCCAGGCGCGCGAGCGCGCGGTCCGCGGCGGCCCGCAGCCTCGGGTCGGACTCGACGAGCCGCGGCAGGGAGCGGGCGAGCGCGCGCGGGTCCTTCGGGACGAGGAGGACGTGGGCGCCGGCGAGCAGCGCGAGCCGGGCCGCCTCGGTCTCGTCGAAGCGCCGCGAGATCGCCCGCATGTCGAGGGCGTCGGTGACGACGAGCCCGCGGAAGCCGAGCCGGCGGAGGACCCCGTTGGCGCGAGGAGAGAGCGAGGCGGGCAGGCCCGCGTCGAGCCCGCGGACCCGCAGATGGGCGAGCATCACGGCGTCCGCGCGCGGGCCGAGCCGCGCGTACGGGGCGAGGTCGCGCCGCAGGGCCGCCGGTCCGGCGGGCACGAGCGGGAGCTCGAGATGCGAGTCGCCGACGGTGCGTCCGTGCCCGGGGAAGTGCTTGAGGCAGCCGAGCGCGCCGCCCTCGCGCAGGCCCTCGAGATAGGCGGAGGCGAGCCGGGAGACCTCGACGGGGTCCTCGCCGAAGGAGCGGACGTTGACGATGGGGTTGGCGGGCTCCACGCAGAGGTCCACGTCCGGAGCGAGCACCCAGGCCACGCCGAGCGCGCGGGCCTCGAGCGCCGTGACCCGGCCCTTGAGCCGCGAGAGCGCCGCGTCGCCCGAGGCGCCGAGCGCCATGTTCGGGGGCAGAGCGGTCGCCCCCCGGACGTGGGAGGCCGCTCCGTCCTCGTAGTCGGCGCAGAAGAGCAGGCCCCCGCCCGAGCGCGCCTGCAGGCGGCGCGTGAGCGCGGCGACCTCGGAGGCCTTCCCGCCGTAGAGGCAGAAGCCGCCGACCCCGGCCTCGACGAGGCGTTCGGCCTCGGCGGGGTCCTGTTCCCCGACCTGGAAGCCCGGGAAGATGACGCGGTTGACGCGCATGAGAGTCTGAGGATAGCAATCCCGGAAAGTGTAATGAAGGTGAAATATTTTTAATTCACTATAATAGAGCCGATGTTCCACGCCCTCCCTTTCGCGCTCCTCCTTCTCGCCGCGCCCCTTCGGGCGCAGACCACTCCGATCGCGGCCCTGCGGTCCTTCGAGCCGGCCGAAGACCCGCCCTACGACCTTTCCACGCACCCCCTCGAGACGCGGGACGCCCTGCTCCTGACGCAGAGCGGCTACCGCTTCGAGAAGGACCGCGTGTTCGCCGCCTCTTCCACGGTCCCGATCGGCCGAGAGGACCTCTCCTTCGTGCTCGAGGACCTTCGCAGCCGGCGCCGCCTGCAGGCCCTGCTCCAGATCGACATGATCTTCACGCGCAACGGCTTCCAGAACGACCTTCCGCAGGAGGACCGCGAGGCCCTGCGCGTCATCGCGAAGATGTACTGGGGGATCCTCCCCAATCCGACGCGCAAGGACCTCAAGCCCTACTTCTCCGTGCAGGAACTCGAGGCGATGAACATCGAGATGCCGGTGGGCCCCGCGCCGGTCCCGCGCGCGCCGAGGACGTACGAGGCCGAGGACTCCACCGCCGCGGCGAAGGCCCCCGCGGCCGCTCCGCTCCGGGTCACGAAGAGGTCGGGGCCGCCCCTCCTCCTTCCCGAGGAGCCCGCTCCCTCGGCGACGATGAGCTCCCTCCCTTTCCCCGCCGCGTTCGCGCCTCCGGCCGTCGCGAAGGTCCCCGCCCCGGCGGCTCCGAGCGCGGCCGCGAAGCCCGCACCCGTCGAAGAGAAGCCGCTCCCCGCTCCCTGGGCATCGGAAGAGAAGCCGCTGCCCGCTCCCTGGGCGAAGGCGCCGGTCACGGCCCCCCTCCCGACCCCTGCCGCCGTCGCCGCCGCGCCCGCGCCCGTCCAGGCGACGCTCCCGATTCCCGCGCCTGCCCCCGTCGTCGCCGCAGCTCCCCCCGCGCCCATCCCGACGCCGGTCCCGGTCCCCGCGCCTCAGCCCGTCGCCGCCGCGGCTCCCCCCGCGCCCATCCCGACGCCGGTCCCGGTCCCCGCACCTCAGCCCGTCGTCGCCGCGGCTCCCCCCGCGACGCCCGTCCCGGCCCCTCACCCCGTCGCCGCCGCGGCCGCCGAGGCCGTCCCCGTCTATCGCGAAGCGTCCTCGTTCTCCCCCGAGGAGTTCAAGCGCTTCCTCGCCGGCGCGCCGTACTCGCGCGAGGTGAAGGGCCTCCTCGAGCTCCTCGCCGAGAACGCCAAGGAGCCGGAACGCCGCATCGCGCTCGGCATCGTCAAGGACCTCATCCCCTCGATCGCGCTGGACTCCGTGCAGGCGGGCGCCCGGGAGCGCTCCATCCTCTTCGAGCGCGACAAGGACCTGCTCCGCCCCGGGCACGGCCGCATCGCGCTCAGCGACGGCCCCGTCCTTCTGCGCTGGAAGAAGCTCTTCAACAAGCGCAGCGTCCTCCTCCCGGACGCCGTCGGCTGGTACGCGGAGCGCGGCCTGCGCCGCCCCCCCCTCGAGGCCTTCGGACGCGAGAACGGGGCGGAGCGCGAGGTCGAGGACGAGGAAGGCCGGCTGCGCGCCTACCGCGACGGCTCCTGGCGCCTCGTCTTCTCGAAGGAGCAGCTCGCCGGAGAGCTCCTCGCCTCCCTGATGGACGCCGACGCGCTCCTGCGCGGCTGGCCCGAGGGGCCCCATGTCCGGCTCCGCTCCGCTTCGGCCCGCTGGCGCTTCTGGCAGACCCTGACGCGCGTGCAGGGGCGCACGCCCGCCCTCGACCGCGAGAGCGCCCTCGCTTTCGCCGAGTGGATCGCCCGCCCCGAGGACTCGGCGGACCTCTTCTTCCTCTCCGGCGCCCCCGACGAGCGAGCCGCCGTCGAACTCCTGGAGGCCTCGGGCCTCATCGAGTCCGCGCGCGCCGAGCAGGCGCGCGCGAAGATCCCCGCCCCGGCGAAGACGGAGCCCGGGATCCGCGAGCTCGTCATCAACGACCCGGCCGCGCGCGAGGCCTGGCTGGACACCGAGCGGCTCGCGCGTGAGGAGCTGAAGTAATGAGAATCATGCTCGCCGTCCTCCTGCTCTGCTCCGCCGCCCGCGCCTTCGCGGTCGAGGAAGGCTTCCTCTCCTACATGCCCCCCAGCGGGAGCTTCGCCTGCGACCTGCCCGCCTCCGGCTGGTCGGCGCTCGAGGAGCGCTCGGTGCGCGGGATCTCCGTGCGCCTCATAGGCCCCGCGGGCGCCCGATTGCGCCCGGCCTACCAGGTGCACTTCGTGCAGAAGGACACCCCCGGCTATATCCCCATCATGGACGCGCTCAAGCGCGAGCGCGCCTGCGAGGCGCCCTGCACGCGCGAGTCCATGCCCATGCAGGCCTGGCGCATCTCCGAGCGCGCGGCGAAGGTCTTCGAGATCCGCGAGCGCCGGCGCATGCCCCAGGAGGGCCTGCCCTCGGAGCCCGTGATGCTCCACCACTTCTACGCCTTCCTCCCCGCCGGCGACGACTACTTCGTCGTGAAGCTCACCGTCGACGAGGAGCAGTACAACGACTGGCGCCTCGAGTTCCACCGCTTCCTGAAGACCTTCCGCATCATCGGCCACCGCTGACGTCTGGATTGCCCCCTCCTTTTATGTTTCCATCCTCCATCCGGAGGATCACATGAACATCGCCCGCCGCCCTTCCCTTTACGGAATCCTGCTCGGCGCCGTCCTCTTCGCCGGAGCCGCCCGCGCCGAGGGCCTCGCCGCCGCCCCCATCGGGGAGCCGCTCCCTTCGATCCCCTCCGATTCCAAGGACCTTCCCTGGACCTTCAAGCTCGGAGGAGACATCGGCGCCGCGAGCATCACCGACCCGGACACCGGCAAGACCAAGCTCTACAACACGATCGCCCTGCAGCCCGAGGTCGGCGTCTGGAAGCTCGGGATCGGCCTCGACCTCTACGCCTACTTCGACTCCAACGGGAACGCGCGCCGGCAGGACTGGAACAAGGCCAGCGACCTCGTCTCGAAGATCTGGTACGCGCGCTGGGGCCAGAAGGGCGACCCCCTCTACGCGCGCGTCGGAGGCCTCTCCAACGTCACGCTGGGACACGGCCTCATCATGGGCGGCTACTCCAACCGCCTCCTCTACCCGGACGTCCGCAAGACCGGCGCCCAGTTCGACGTCGACCTCGGCTGGGCCGGCGCCGAGTCCATGGTCTCCGACGTCCAGCGCGCCACTCTCATGGGCGGACGCGTCTACGTGCGCCCGCTGCACGGCACGGAGCTCCCGCTCTTCAAGGACCTCGCCTTCGGCCTCACCGGCGTCACCGACCGCAACCCCGACGCGAACAAGGGCACCCGCGACGACCAGGTCGCGGTCTACGGGGCGGACGCGGACCTCCCGCTCTTCCAGAACGAGGTCTTCTCGGCCAAGGCCTACGGCGACGCCGCGATCATGCGCCTGGGCAAGGTCTACACCGCCGCCGGCAGCAAGGACAACGGGAAGGGCTTCGCGGCCGGCGTCGGCGGCAAGCTCTTCTTCCTCGACTACCGCGGCGAGATGCGCTCGGTGGACAACAACTTCATGCCGAACTACTTCGACGGCTACTACGAGGTGGACCGCTCGACCTCGGGCACTTACAAGGCGGCGCGCATCCCCGGGACCTCTCAGCCCCGCCGCGCGGGCCCGCTGGCCGAGCTCTACGCGAACATCCTCAACAAGGTCCGGATCGGCGGCTCCTACGAGAGTCTCAACAACGACCCGCTGGGAATCTACCCGCGCGTGAAGGCCGAACTGCGCACCGACCCCTCGCTGCTGCTCGGGAAGTTCTCGCTCGCGGCCCTCTACGAGCGGCGCGGCGTCGACAAGTTCCGGGACCTCGGGATGACCCGCAACCCGAACACCCTCATGAGCGCCGAGCTCAACTACATGGTCAACGAGAAGATGCGTCTGACCGCCGTCTTCAAGGAGACCTTCGACACGACGGGGCTCCCGGTGCGCACGACCCAGATCCGCTCCGACGTCCGCTTCTAGGGTGTCCGCGCCCCTGCGCTTCCCGAAAGGGTTCGTCTGGGGCGCGGCGACCTCCGCCCTTCAGATCGAGGGCGCGACGGCCGAGGAGGGCCGCGGCCCCTCCGTCTGGGACGCCTTCTGCCGGGAGCATCCCGAGCGCGTCTTCGGGGGCGCGACGCCCGAACCCGCCTGCGGACACTACGCTCGCTGGGCCGAGGACGTCCGTCATATCGCCGAGCTCGGCCATAACGGCTACCGCCTCTCCATCGCCTGGCCGCGCCTCTTCCCGGGTGGAGGGAGCCGCCTCAACGAGCCCGGCGCGGCCTTCTACGACCGCCTCTTCGACGCCCTCCTGAAGGCGGGGATCGAGCCCAACGTCACGCTCTACCATTGGGACCTGCCCCTGGAGCTCGGGGAGCGCGGCGGCTGGGAGTCCCCCGACGTCCCCCTCCGCTTCGCCGACTACGCCCACGCCTGCTTCCGGCGCTACGGCGACCGCGTCCGCCTCTGGGCCACGCTCAACGAGCCGTCCTGGTGCGTGCTCAACGGCTACGTCACGGGCCTGCACCCGCCCGGCCGCCGCGACCTCGCCGCCGCGCTGCGCGCGGCGCAGGGACTCCTGCGCGGCCACGCCCTCGCCGCGGAGGCCGGGCGCCAGGAACTGCGGGACGGACGCGTCGGCGTCGTGCTGAACCTCTCGCCGATCCGTCCCGCCACGGATTCCTCCGCGGACCTGGCCGCCGCGCGCCTGGCCGACGGGATGCTCAACCGCTGGTACTCCGACGCGGTCCTGCGCGGGAGCTTCCCCGCCGACGTCGCGGAGCTCTACGCGCGCCGGGGACTCCTGCCCGCGGGGCTCGAGGAGACGGCCGCGCTCCTGCGCCGGACGCGCCCGGGCTTCCTGGGCGTCAACTACTACTCCTCCCACCACGCGAGCGCCGACGCCCCCTCCTCGCGCTTCCACCTCAACGTCTCGGGCCGGCCGGAGGAGGACTGCCTCTTCTCCCTGGAAGGCTTCTTCCGCTTCGTGAAGGACCCGCGCGGCCGCTTCACGGACTGGGGCTGGGCCGTCGACCCCCCGGGCCTCTTCGAACTGCTGACGCGGCTGAGCCGCGAAGCCCCGGAGACCCCGCTGTACGTGACGGAGAACGGGCTCGGGCGGCGCGAGGAGGACGCGGAGAGCGCCTTCGAAGACGGGGAGCGCGTCGACTTCGTCCGCGCGCATCTGGAGGAAGTGCATCGCGCCCTCGCCGCGGGCGCGGACGTGCGCGGCTACTACCTGTGGTCGCTGATGGACAACTTCTCGTGGCTCAACGGGTACCGCAAGCGCTACGGCTTCCTGCGGGTGAATCCGCTCACGCTCGAGCGCAGCGAGAAGCGCAGCGCGCGCTGGTTCCGCGAGGTCGCGGCCGCCAACGCCCTGACCTGATAAATCCGTCGCCTCGATTCCGTTTAATTTGGAAATCGAGGCAACGGATCTATCAGGTGGGCTTCGGCCTGCGGCAGTCTCTTCCTGAAGGGATCCCGATCAGACCGCGAGCAGGGCGCGCAATTCCGCGGCGTACTGGTCCGCGGAGGAACCCACCAGGAGATGCGCCACGCCCTCGGCGGGA includes the following:
- a CDS encoding glycoside hydrolase family 3 N-terminal domain-containing protein: MRVNRVIFPGFQVGEQDPAEAERLVEAGVGGFCLYGGKASEVAALTRRLQARSGGGLLFCADYEDGAASHVRGATALPPNMALGASGDAALSRLKGRVTALEARALGVAWVLAPDVDLCVEPANPIVNVRSFGEDPVEVSRLASAYLEGLREGGALGCLKHFPGHGRTVGDSHLELPLVPAGPAALRRDLAPYARLGPRADAVMLAHLRVRGLDAGLPASLSPRANGVLRRLGFRGLVVTDALDMRAISRRFDETEAARLALLAGAHVLLVPKDPRALARSLPRLVESDPRLRAAADRALARLESFAARVPARRPADWRRVVGCPAHRRAAERIARAAMVRLGPRAPAPRALRYLEAEEGPARGRFFLDELRRLGVRARPFRGPGPEPLAAAVFLRPRAYSGRIRLEGRALARLRGALARERGAVLLSFGSPFVFDELPRWSVGLCAFTGIEAAQRAAARVLAGRAPAPGRMPVRLNRLGRRP
- a CDS encoding family 1 glycosylhydrolase, with amino-acid sequence MSAPLRFPKGFVWGAATSALQIEGATAEEGRGPSVWDAFCREHPERVFGGATPEPACGHYARWAEDVRHIAELGHNGYRLSIAWPRLFPGGGSRLNEPGAAFYDRLFDALLKAGIEPNVTLYHWDLPLELGERGGWESPDVPLRFADYAHACFRRYGDRVRLWATLNEPSWCVLNGYVTGLHPPGRRDLAAALRAAQGLLRGHALAAEAGRQELRDGRVGVVLNLSPIRPATDSSADLAAARLADGMLNRWYSDAVLRGSFPADVAELYARRGLLPAGLEETAALLRRTRPGFLGVNYYSSHHASADAPSSRFHLNVSGRPEEDCLFSLEGFFRFVKDPRGRFTDWGWAVDPPGLFELLTRLSREAPETPLYVTENGLGRREEDAESAFEDGERVDFVRAHLEEVHRALAAGADVRGYYLWSLMDNFSWLNGYRKRYGFLRVNPLTLERSEKRSARWFREVAAANALT
- a CDS encoding sodium/solute symporter (Members of the Solute:Sodium Symporter (SSS), TC 2.A.21 as described in tcdb.org, catalyze solute:Na+ symport. Known solutes for members of the family include sugars, amino acids, nucleosides, inositols, vitamins, urea or anions, depending on the system.) codes for the protein MNESYLPTGTVLTWPDYALVALCVGVMCFIGWRTGRGSRTTSDFFLGGRRIPWWAAMLSFVATEISAMTIIGIPATSFRENWNYAQFFFGSTAARLTIAFLFIPAFYRYECTTIYEYLRHRFGAGTQYAASAFFFVSRLFGSGVRLMAASMAVSVLLGWHLVPSLACFTLVGIAYIGFGGMLSVVWTGVFQALVFVVSGVATLVFICHSVQGGLPTVLSVAEAGGRLNFFHWGPSPSEAGFLVKFFSDPNILWIAILNGFFGSMAAFGTDQEMTQRLLAVETRRDSQRTMIYTILASFGVLSLYLAVGTALYAFYQVHPEQALPKELDKVYPHFAVQAMPAFLRGGLLAAVVMASIDSPLASLSTSFVTDIYRPLLRRDADDRHYLFVSRVCVGVFGLLLALIAYAFSSYDKMLWLAFKIGGVTYGSLLGVFLFGLLTRKRSNRANIVAMLTMSGINLTLLILSEKKILPLGWSWLIIIGTLGTMGLARLLSPVLDGGGDLPPEVKGASDA